A genomic region of Fervidobacterium gondwanense DSM 13020 contains the following coding sequences:
- the murA gene encoding UDP-N-acetylglucosamine 1-carboxyvinyltransferase, whose product MGSIITEKSVLSGEVKISGAKNSALPLLAATLLTEEEVVLHKVPVLADIETMVDILRTVGKKVIFEKDTNTIRISGPILHTHVSYDLVRKMRASFNVLGPIAVMMGEASTPLPGGCAIGVRPVDFHIEGLKRIGFDVTYDHGEILAKRGTKPEEVTVYLPFPSVGATEHVMSTAALLPGITIIENAAMEPEINDLQDLLNKMGAKVTGAGTSRIVVEGVRKLHGCEHTVIPDRIEAGTYAIAFLATGGEGVITDVEPSHLDALWFVLERTGAIVKKGSNFVELKSWHRWKSCDINVLPYPGFPTDLQPQIIVYLALAQGTSTVTENVFKTRFAHVGELVRMGADMKIMENTVFINGVEKLEGTTVMGTDLRATAALVIAGLAAEGTTEVTQVEHIFRGYEHVVEKFSKIGGKLRYVPGGVPEI is encoded by the coding sequence ATGGGTTCGATAATCACCGAAAAATCCGTTCTTAGTGGTGAAGTTAAGATATCTGGGGCTAAGAATTCCGCATTGCCACTTTTGGCTGCCACGTTATTGACGGAAGAAGAAGTAGTTCTCCATAAAGTTCCAGTCCTTGCTGACATAGAGACGATGGTAGATATACTCAGAACGGTTGGCAAAAAAGTAATCTTTGAAAAGGATACTAACACTATCAGAATCTCAGGTCCTATACTGCACACCCACGTTTCATATGACCTTGTGCGCAAGATGCGCGCATCTTTTAACGTGCTTGGTCCAATCGCTGTAATGATGGGTGAAGCAAGCACACCGCTTCCCGGTGGTTGTGCGATTGGTGTTCGCCCGGTAGATTTCCACATCGAGGGTCTAAAACGAATTGGGTTCGACGTAACGTACGATCATGGCGAAATATTGGCAAAACGAGGAACAAAACCTGAGGAAGTGACCGTTTATCTACCATTCCCGAGCGTAGGGGCAACAGAACACGTGATGAGCACAGCTGCACTACTGCCTGGAATTACGATAATCGAGAACGCTGCAATGGAACCCGAAATAAACGATCTGCAAGATTTATTAAATAAAATGGGTGCGAAGGTAACTGGTGCAGGCACGAGCAGGATAGTTGTGGAAGGTGTTCGCAAACTCCACGGATGTGAGCACACAGTGATTCCAGATAGGATAGAAGCGGGAACGTACGCTATCGCCTTCCTTGCGACAGGTGGCGAAGGTGTGATAACAGACGTTGAACCATCACACCTCGACGCACTCTGGTTCGTACTTGAACGAACGGGTGCTATTGTTAAGAAGGGCTCAAATTTTGTAGAGCTGAAATCCTGGCACAGATGGAAATCGTGCGACATAAACGTCCTGCCTTATCCCGGCTTCCCAACAGATTTACAGCCACAGATAATTGTTTATCTTGCTTTGGCACAAGGTACGAGCACAGTTACGGAGAACGTATTCAAAACTCGCTTCGCGCATGTTGGGGAACTTGTTAGAATGGGTGCTGACATGAAGATAATGGAGAACACGGTATTCATTAACGGTGTTGAGAAGCTCGAAGGCACAACAGTAATGGGTACTGACTTAAGGGCAACTGCCGCCCTTGTCATTGCAGGCTTGGCAGCAGAGGGGACAACAGAGGTAACACAAGTAGAACACATATTCAGAGGATACGAGCATGTTGTTGAAAAATTCAGCAAAATCGGAGGTAAACTAAGATACGTCCCCGGAGGTGTCCCAGAGATTTGA
- a CDS encoding diguanylate cyclase domain-containing protein, giving the protein MGYEELSREELLRKVMELEDEVTRLKMRESELEILLNEYSSIMKKQFEVFDDFIKDVGTKRMIDPLTRVYSQEHLLKLISYYHQKAFEENFGYALVTITINNFEKMDQMEKEHTLLRIGKLLKELVRVPLDSVGRYAENQFMVLLTEITKEQAEKVRERIENAMALHNIDVTIKFASYPDDSTNLEELVRTVE; this is encoded by the coding sequence ATGGGTTACGAAGAATTAAGCAGAGAAGAACTTCTCAGAAAAGTCATGGAGCTCGAAGATGAAGTGACGAGATTAAAAATGCGGGAGTCAGAACTTGAGATACTTTTGAATGAGTATTCCTCGATTATGAAAAAACAGTTCGAAGTTTTCGACGATTTCATTAAAGACGTCGGAACAAAACGAATGATAGACCCACTTACAAGGGTGTACTCGCAGGAGCACCTTTTAAAACTCATCTCGTATTATCACCAGAAAGCATTTGAAGAGAACTTCGGATATGCCCTCGTGACGATAACCATCAACAACTTTGAGAAAATGGACCAGATGGAGAAAGAACACACTCTCTTGAGAATAGGGAAATTACTCAAGGAGCTTGTCAGGGTGCCACTTGACAGCGTTGGAAGGTACGCGGAAAACCAGTTCATGGTATTGCTCACAGAAATAACAAAAGAACAAGCTGAAAAGGTTAGAGAAAGAATCGAAAACGCTATGGCGCTACATAATATCGATGTAACAATAAAATTTGCAAGCTATCCAGACGACTCGACTAATCTTGAAGAACTGGTCAGAACAGTTGAATAG